A region of the Variovorax sp. 54 genome:
GCTGGCGGCAATGCCGCGGGCCTTTTCATTCGCGATCACGGCCTCGATGGTGGCCTGCGAGCGGCGCAGGCCTGCGGCGTCTTCCTGCACATTGAAATCGGCACCGGCAATGTCGAACCACGCCGGCATCTGGTAGCCGCTGTTCAGCGTGACCGGAATCACCGGCGCATTGGGGAACACGAAGCGCACCGGGCCCACGGCCGACAGGTCGAGTTCGCCGGCAATCGGCACGAAGTCGTTGCCGTCGGCACCCAGGCCGTGCATCAGGACCACCGTGGCGGTGGGGTTCGGGGCGGTTTCGATTTCGATGGGAGGACGGGACATGGTCGACAAAGGTATTCAGGAATGCGAATGCCCAGACCTTAGCGCATTCGGGCGACCCGGGCCGCCGCGAAACGGCCGGTTGGCTGACTTGCACCTCGCAACATCCGGGCCCCGGCTGTCCTTGCCGTCGCAAGGGGGCGCCGGATGCAACACAATGGCGTTTCGCATGAAGACCCCCACCCCGCCCCTGAAAACCTCGCCGCCCCGCCCCGCCTTCGACAGCGAGGCGCTGCTGCGCGGCAGCGGGCTGCGCGTGACGCGCGCCGCCCAGACCGTGCTCGAGTTGCTCGAACACGGCTCGCAGCCGCTGACCCACGAGGAAGTGGCCGGCGCCTACACCGCCGCCACGGGCGAGCCGCCCGACCGCGTCACGCTCTACCGCGTGCTCGACCGGCTGGTCGAAGCCGGCCTGTGCGACCGCCGCGTGGCCGCCGACCGGGTCAACCGCTTCGCACGGCACGTCGACACCGCCTCGGGCAACACCTTCGAATGCGACCAGTGCCACAAGGTGCTGGCGCTGCCCTCCGACCCCGAGCTGCCCAAGGTGATGGGCCGCCTCGGCAAGGCGCTGCGCAAACAGGGCATCGACACGCGGCACACGGCGCTCACGCTGCACGGCATGTGCGGCGACTGCGCGCGATAGCTTCATCGCGCTGCGCGTGTACGTCTCCCGGCACCACCGCCAGCCCGACCTCGGCGCGAGCCACGCGCTGATCGACGCCCATCCGCTGGGCGCCTGGGTCGTGCCCGGCACCGACGGGCTGGTCGCCAACCACCTGCCCTTTCTGCTCGACCGCTCGCGCGGCCCGTTCGGCACACTGCTCGGCCACGTGTCGCGCGCGAACCCGGTGTGGCGCCAGCTCGATGCGCCGGCCCCCTCGGTCGTGATGTTCCAGGGGCCGCAGGCCTACATCACGCCTGGCTGGTACCCCGGCAAGGCCGAGCACGGCCAGGTGGTGCCGACCTGGAACTACGCCGTCGCGCATGCGCACGGCATCGCACGCGCCATCGACGACGAGGCCTGGCTGCTCGACCTGCTCGCGCGCCTCACCGCGGCGAACGAGGCCGGCCAGCCCGTGCCCTGGCAGACCACGGACGCGCCCGAGACCTTCATCCGCAAGCTGGCGCACGCCGTGGTGGGCATCGAGATCCCCATCGACCGCCTCGAAGGCAAGCTCAAGGCCAGCCAGGACGAGGCCCTGCAGGACCGTCAAGGCACCGTGCAGGGGCTGGCCGCCGTGGGCAGCGAGAACGCCTCGGCCATGGCGCGGCTGGTGCAGCAGGCGATGCAGTCCGGCAGCGCCGGCGACTGAACCGCCCGCGCCCCTACGCGTTCCACGACGGAAACGGATCGGGCAGGTTCTGCCACCACGAAGCACCGAAGCGCATTTCGTTCGGCGTGAGCAGGCAGGCGTCGAGCCGCGCGCGCAGTGCCGTTTCGTCCATGCCGATGCCGATCAGCACCAGCTCCTGACGCGCGTCGCCGGTGGCATCGTCCCAGTTCTTGCGGATCAGCTCGAGCCCATCGGGGTCGGTCGGCCAGTGTTCGCGCGGCACGGCCGCCCACCACAGGCCCGCCGCGCCGTAGCGGCAGGCACCGCCGGCCTGCGACCACGTGCCGGCGCGGGTCGGGCGGCTCGCGAGCCAGAAGAAGCCCTTGGAGCGCACCACGCCCTCCCACTCGCTCTGCACCAGGTCCCAGAAACGCTTCGGATGGAACGGCAGGCGCGACCGGTACACAAAGCTGCGAATGCCGTAGGCCTCGCTCTCGGGCACATGCTCGCCGCGCAGTTCGGCCAGCCAGCCGGGCGCCTGCTCGGCCTGATCGAAATCGAACAGGCCCGTGTCGAGCACGCGGTCGAGCGCGACGCGGCCGAACTCCGACTCCTCGATGCGCGCACGCGGGTTGAGGCTGCGCAAGATCGCCATCAGCCGCTCTCGCTCTTCCGCCGTCACGAGGTCGGTCTTGTTGACCACGAGCACGTCGCAGAACTCGATCTGCTCGATCAGCAGGTCGACCACCGTGCGCGTGTCTTCGTCGCCCAGCGACTGGCCGCGCTGGCCCAGGCTTTCGGCCGAGCCGTAGTCGCGCAGGAAGTTGAAGGCATCGACCACCGTGACCATGGTGTCCAGCCGCGCCACGTCGGCCAGGCTCTGGCCGTCTTCGCCCGCGAAGGTGAAGGTTTCGGCCACGGGCAGCGGCTCGGAGATGCCGGTCGACTCGATCACGAGCTGGTCGAAGCGCCCTTCCTTGGCGAGCCGCTTCACCTCGATCAGCAGGTCTTCGCGCAGCGTGCAGCAGATGCAACCGTTGCTCATCTCGATGAGCTTCTCGTCGGTGCGCGACAGGGCGGCGCCGCCCTCGCGCACCAGCGCGGCGTCGATGTTGACCTCGCTCATGTCGTTGACGATCACCGCCACGCGGCGGCCCTCGCGGTTGTGCAGGATGTGGTTGAGCAGCGTGGTCTTGCCGGCGCCCAGGAAGCCGGACAGCACGGTAACGGGAAGGCGATCGGCCATGAGAGACTCGTTCTTCAAATGCAATGGAGTTGCATTATATGGATTGTCGCAACTGGGTTGCATTTATATCGCCTCGCACAGGCTGATCGCACGCTCGCCTTACCATCCGACGCATGACCGACTTTTCTGCCTTCGTCGCCCCGCCGCCCTCCGACGCACCGCACGCTGCCGTCGTCGAGGCCGCATCGACCTGCCTCGACCGCTTCACGGCCGCCTTCAACGCCTCGGACACGCGCGGCATGGACGCCGAGCTGCACTTTCCGCACACCATGCTCTCGGGCGCACGGCGGCTCGACTGGCCCGCGCCCGGCCAGCACCCGGCCGATTTCTTCGAGACGCTCAAGGCCGGCGGCTGGGCCTCCACGCAGTACGAGAAGAAGGAGCCGGTGCTCGTGAGCCACGACAAGGTGCACTTCGTCGTGCACTACACGCGGCGTGATGCGGCCGGCGCGGTGCTCAGCACGCATGCCAACCTCTGGATCGTCGTGCAGGCCGAGGGGCGCTGGGGCATCGCCCTGCGTTCGTACTGATCTCAAAAAACCAGGACTGTCACCCATGTCCCTTTCCGCACTGCAACTCGTCTGGCCGTCGCCCGAGCATCTTCCCGGCTACATCGCCGCGCTGGAGCGCGGCTGGTCGCCCAACAACCTGCGGGCCGAAGCCGGCCGCGAAGAGCTGGCGCTGATCCGCACCGACCCCGATGGCTTTCTCGCCGGCCAGGTTGATCGCGAAGCCAAGGGCCCGCCCATCGCGCTGCCCACCGGCGGCACCGTGCCGCGGCTGCCGGGCTACCGGCGCTGGCTGTGGGACGGCGAGTTCTGCGGCAGCATCCAGCTGCGCTGGCAGCCGGGCACCAACGCCCTGCCCTCTTACTGCCTCGGCCACATCGGCTACGGCGTGGTGCCGTGGAAAAGCGGTCGGGGCTACGCCACCGCCGCGCTGCGTGCGCTGCTGCCCGATGCACGCGCCATCGGCCTGGACCATGTCGAGATCACGACCAGCCCCGACAACCTCGCCTCGCAGCGCGTGATCCGCGCCAACGGCGGCGTGCTGGTCGAAGAGTTCATCACCGAGCCCGGGCTCGGCGGTGCGCCCGAGTTGCGCTTTCGCATCGACGTGCGCGCACTGTCGTAGCTCGGCCTACATCTCGAACGGCTCGACCTGCCGCCCGTCGACGTCGGTGAAGCCGTAGGCACGCGCGAGGTCGCCCACGCGCAGCACCTGGCCGGTCTTGTCGAGCACCTGCGCATCGCCCGCCAGTGCGGCCACGGCGCGGCCCAGGTAGCGCGGCGACTCGGTGCGTGCCAGCGCGGGGCGTTCCTGCCAGTGCGCCTCGTCGGTCTTGTGGCCCGCGAGCACGAACTCGGTGCGCATCCAGCCCGGCGATACGGCCACCGAGGCCACGCCGTGCGGCTGCAGTTCCTGCGCGATGCCGAAGGCCAGCCGCGTCATCGACGCCTTGGCGAGGTCGTAGAACAGGTTGCCGCGCAGGTAGTGGCCGCGGTCCCAGAAGGTGGTGGTGACGATCAGGCCCTGCTTGTGCGCCACCATGAACGGCGCGGCGCAGCGGCTGGCCACGAGGTGGTTGCGCACGCCGCGGTCGAACATCGAATCCCAGTGGGACAGCGGGTGCTCCCAGAACGGCGCCTCGAAGACACCCGTGAAGGTTTCGTGGCCGCCCCAGGCGTTGTTCACGAGCAGGTCGAGCCGGCCTTGCTCGCGTTCGACGCGCGCGAACAGCGCCGCCACCTCGTCTTCCTTCGTGTGGTCGCAGGCCACGGCAATGCCGCGCCCGCCGAGCCGCGTGACCTCGTCGGCGGTGTCGTCGATGGTGCCGGGCAAGGCAGCCAGCTCGGACAGCGCGAGCAGCTGCCCGTAGCTGTCGGCCGGCCGCGCGCGGGTGCTGCGCCCGGTCACGTACACGGTGGCGCCGGCCGCGCCCAGTTCCTGCGCGATGCCACGGCCCGCGCCGCGGCTGGCGCCGGTCACCACGGCCACGCGGCCCGCCAGCGGACGGTGAGCGGCGTCAGGGGTGGAGGGGGCTGCTGTCATTTTTTCGTTGCTCCTTCGTTCGGTGAGAGTCCCTTGGCAGGACAAGCCGCCACGATAGGCCGGCCTCAGCCCGCCGTCTTGGAAGAAACCGAAACCCTGCGCCCGAGGAACTCGGTGGGCGTCACGCCGCACAGGGCGCGGAACTCGTTGACGAGGTGCGACTGGTCGTAGAACCCGTGGTCCAGCGCCATGTCGGCCCAGGCCGGCGCGCTGTGCAAGCGCAGCGCGCGCAGGCAGGCATGCAGCCGCGCGAGCCGGCCCCAGGCGCGCGGCGACAGCCCGACGTGCGCATGAAAGAGCTGCTGCAGCCGGCGCTCGCCCACGCCGACCGCCTGCGCCACCTCGCGCAGCGCCTGGCGCCCGTCGGCGGCGGCGATGAGCCGCGCGGCATGCACCGCAGCGGCCGGTGGCGCGCTGTCGCCGGCTTTCTGCAACCGCTTCATCAGCGCCTGCTGCAGCAGGTCGGCGCGTGCGACATCGCCGCGCGCTTCGGCCATGCGCGCGAGCAGCGTCGTGCCCTCCCCGCCCCAGAGTTCGTCGAGGTGCACCGCGCGGCCCGCGATCTCGCCGGCCGGCACGCCGAGCAGCGCGGCCGCCGCACCGGGGCGCAGCGCCACCGACAGGCCCTCCACCGTATCGCGCATCCGCACCACGGCCGGCGCGGCAAACGCGCCGATGGCTTCGACCGCCTGCCCGGGCGCGTCGTCGGCCGAAGGCGCGTCACCGAAGTTGAAGACCAGCCGGATCGCGCCGTCGGGCAGCACGCGCTCGCGCATCTCGTGGCCGGGCGCGAAGGTCTCGCGGTACATCAGCAGGTGCGAGACATGCGACTGCAGGGCCGGCGCAATCGGCAACACGTGCAGCGTGCCGTCGGGCACGCCCGATTCCGGCCCGTGCAGCGGGTCGTCGTGGAGCCGGAGGAAAAGACGTTCGCCCATGGCGGTCGATTGTGAGGAAAAACCCGCCGCCGCGCGACCCGGCCCGATGGTTCGACAATCGGCTGGCTCCCCCTGTTCATCTTTCGTTCGCATGCCCGATTCCGCCCTCCCTGTGCTCTATTCGTTCCGCCGCTGTCCCTACGCGATGCGAGCCCGGCTCGCACTGGTGGCGAGCGAGCAGCGCTGCGTGCTGCGCGAGATCGAGCTGAAGCGCAAACCCGCCGAGATGCTCGCGGCCTCGCCCAAGGGCACTGTCCCCGTGCTGGTGCTCGACGGCGGCGCGGCGGTGCTGGAGCAGAGCCTGGACGTGATGCTGTGGGCGCTGCGCCGCCACGATCCGCTGCGCTGGCTGGCCCCGGAGCGCGGCACGCTCGATGACCTGCTCGTGCTGATCGCCGCCTGCGACAACGACTTCAAGCCGCTGCTCGACCGCTACAAATATCCGGCGCGCTACCCCGCATCGGAAGGCTCGGCACGCGACGACGGCGCGCGCTTCCTGCAAGGGCTTGAAGACCGGCTCGCGATGTCAGCGCAGCTGGCCGGCGCGCACGCCACGCTGGCCGATGCGGCGCTGATGCCCTTCGTGCGCCAGTTCGCGATGGTCGACCAAGTCTGGTTCGACCCGCAGCCTTGGCCGCGCCTGCAGGCCTGGCTCACGGGCTGGACCGCGTCGGAGCTGTTCACGCGCGTCATGACCAAGTACGTGCCCTGGCAGCCGGGTGAGCCAGCGGCGGACTTTCCGCCCGCCTGATCAGTACACGTCGCGGCGGTAGCGCCCTTCGGCGATGAGTGCGTCCATGCCGCTCTCGCCCAGCACCTCGGTGAGCGCCGCGTCCACGCCCGGCGCCATGCCTTCCAGGCTGCCGCACACGAAGACGATCGCGCCCTCTTCCTCCACCCACTGCTTCAGCGCTTCGGCGGCGTCGCGCAGGCAGTCCTGCACGTACACGCGCTGCGCCTGGTCGCGCGAGTAGACGAAGTCGGCGCGCGCCACGAGGCCGCCGGCTTGCCATGCCGCGACTTCCTCCGCACCGAAGCCGTCGTGCGCCGCCTGCCGTTCGCCGAACACCAGCCAGTTGCGGCCATGCCCGCGGCGAGCACGCTCGCGCAGCAGCGCGCGCAGGCCCGCAAAGCCTGAGCCGTTGCCGATGAAGACGCAGGGCCGCGCATCGTCGGGCAGCGCGAAGCCCGGGTTGGCGACGAGGCGCAGCGCGAGTTCCGCGCCCATCGGCGCGCCGACCGTGAGCCAGCCCGAGGCCACGCCCAGGCCGTTGTCGTGCCGCGCCTGCCGCACCAGCAACTGGACGGCGCCGTCGGACGGAATCGACGCGACCGAGTAGCTGCGCGGCGCGGGCGCCGAGGCGCCGTCGTCGTGCATCTGGCGCGGCACGATCTCGACCAATGCGCCGGGCGCCCAGTTCACCGTGTCGCTGCCATCGGCGCGCCGCAGTTCGATCTCGAACAGCGGGTCGCCCTGGCTGCCCGCGTTGAGCAGGCGGCGGCCGTCGAGCCGCCAGGCGTCGAAGGCCGGTGCGGGTGCTGCGTCGGATGCAGGCCACGCCGCATCGCGCACGCCGAAGGTCTCGCGCAGCGCGTCGTGCCAACGCGCGAGCGCCACCGGGTCTTCGCCGTCCACTTCGATCATCGGGAACATCGGCTGCGCGCCCTGGTTGTGCAGGTCGTGATCGAGCTTGCGGCCGAAGCCGCAGAAGGTCGCGTAGTGGCTGTCGCCGAGCGCGAGCAAGCCGTAGCGCAGGTGGCGCAGACCCGGACCGCTCTGCCGCGCGAACGCACGGGCAAAGGCGCGCGCGCTGTCGGGCGGATCGCCCTCGCCGAAGCTGCTCGCGACCCACAGCACCTGCCGGAAATGCAACAGCGCATCGGCACTCAGTGCGGACACAGGCCGCACCACCGCCGCGACACCGGCGGCCTGCAGCGCACCGGCCGTCTGCAGCGCGAGGCGCTCGGCATGGCCGGTCTGGCTCGCGAAGGCGACCAGCACCTGCCCCGCATCACCCGAGGTGGCGGGCACGGCAACCGCATCGAGCCGCGCACGTTCGGCGCGCACGGCCTTCGCGGTGCGGCGGCGGCCGAGATACATCATCCAGCCGCTGATTGCGAAGAGCGCGAGCCCCAGACTGGTGAACATCATCACGATGCGCCCCGGCAGGCCCCAGTAGGTGCCCATGTGCAGCGGGTAGATGCTGTTCACGAGACGGCCGGCGAGCGGTTTGTCGGCGTAGCGTTCGTGGCGCAGCGTCTCGCCGGTCGCGGCGTGCAGGTACAGGCGGTTGCGTGCGCGCTCGTGCTCGGGGTGCGTGCGCAGGTAGTTGGCCTCGACCTGCGCCCCGTTGCGCGCCGGCAGCCGCAGCGTGACCAGGGCCCAGTCGCCGCCCGTGGTGTCGACGAACGCTTGCCAGACGCGCGCCAGGTCGAGCGTCACCGGGGGGGCATCGGCCGGTGCACGCTCCGCGCGCACCACGCGGCCCTCGCCCGCCGCGCCGTCGACCACCTTGCGCAGCCCGTCGAAGGCCCAGTACATGCCGGTGGTGGTCGACACCACGTACGCCAGCAGCGCGACGGTGCCGACCACGGCATGCAGGTTCCACAGGAAGGCACGGCCGCGCAGCGCGAAGTCGATGCGCAGCCACTGGCGCCACGCGAAGGGGCGGCGCGGCCAACGCAGGTACAGGCCCGACAACGCAAGCAGCAGCAACAGGCCGGCCAGCGAGCCGGTGATGGGCTTGCCGTCGTCGCGCGGCAGCAGCAGCCAGCGGTGCAACTCCTCGACGAACTCGAAGAAATGCTCGCCCACGGGCTCGGGCAGCAGCGCGCCGGTGGCGGGATCGGCGAAGCGCGTCTCGCCGCGCCGCTCGCCGGTCGGCGGCGCGAAGCCAATGCGCGCGGCGCGCCCGGGCTCGGTCGACACGGCCACGGTCGCGATGCGCCGCCCGGGCATCTCGGCCTGCACGCGCGCGACGAGCGCAGGCGGTGCCAATGCGGGTGCGGCCGAGGCCGCCGGGGTCGGGTTCAGCAGGTCGGTGATCTCGGCGCGGAACGACAGCGTCGCGCCGCTCAGGCCGATGACGACCAGCACGCTGCCCGCCGTGATGCCGATGAACCAATGGATCTGGAACCAGACGCGACGCAGCAAGGCCATGAAAAACAGACAGCAGAAAGAAGGGGAAGCGAAAAACAGGAAGCCCCGCCGCGGCAGGGGCCTCACCCAAGGATTCAAAGATCGATCTTGACCAGGGCCTTGATCGTACGCGGCGTGCCCACCGCCAGCCGCGTGCCGGCCGCCGACCAGTAGCGCTTGTCGCCCACGTTGTCGATGTTCAGCTGAAAGGTGGTGCGCTTGCCCATGAGCTGCGCCACGTAGCGCGCGCCGAGGCCGAAGACCGTCGCACCGCCGATGAAGCCCTGGTTCAGGTCGTCGATGGGGCGGCGTCCCGTGAAGTACGCACCGCCGTTGACCGACAGCCCCGGCACCGCCGCGATGTCGTACGAGAGAAAGGCGCTCGCCGTGGTGCGCGCCGTGTTCTCGGGCCGCTTGCCGTCGTACTGCGCGTTGATGCGGCGGAATTCGGCGTCGAGCCACTGGCCCGAGAGCTGCCACGCCAGCGTGGGCGTGAGCCGCCCCTGCGCCGACACCTCGAAGCCGCGGTAGCGCTGGCGCCCGCTGGCCACGAAGGTGTTGGCGCTGTCGGTGTAGGCGCCGGGCCGCTCGATATCGAACAGCGCGCCCGAGAGCAGCGTGCCGCTGCCGGTCAGCCAGCGCAGGCCGACTTCCTTCTGCCGGCTCACGCCCGGCGGCATGCGCGTGTTCTGGTTGGCCGTGCCCGCCGGCGCGACTTCGCCCTCTTCCACACCCTGCGAGTACGACACGTAGGCCATGAGGTCGGGCGTGAACTTGTAGCTCAGCGCCGCCAGCGGCGTGGTCTTGCGCACGCTGTAGTCGAGAGCAGGCAGCGTGGCGCTCGCGCCCTGCCAGCTCTGGTAGCGCGTGTGGCGCAGGCCGGCCACCAGCTGCCACTGCGGCGAGAAGGTGATGCGGTCGAGCGCATACAGGCCCAGCTCTTCGCTGTCTTGCGCGCCCGAAGTGGGCCGCGAGGGCATCGCGCTCAATGCCAGCGCGCCGATGGGCACGGGGTTGTAGAGATTCTGCAGCGTGGTCGCGCCGCCGTAGTTGCGCTGGAAGACGGGCGCCTGCGTCTTGTCGCTGCGCGCCGCGCCGAGCGTCAGCTCGTGCTGCAGCGCGCCGGTGGCGAAGGTGCCGAACAGCTCGGTGCGCAGCAGGTCGGAACGCTGTTCCAGGTACTGCACGTTGCCCGTGAGACGGCCAATGCCGGTGCGCACGTTGTAGTTGCCGAACTGCGCCAGGCGCCGGTCGCGCTCGGCCTCGGAATGGCCGGCTTCCACGCTGAGCGCCCACTGGTCGCTCAAGGCGTAGTCGGCACGCAGCTGGGTGTTGGTGACCTCGGCCTCGAACTCGGCCCAAGGCGGCGCCAGCAGCTTGTGCGGATCGGGCAGCGCCGGCAGCGCGATGACGCCGTTCACGGCCGCGAGCCGTGCGATGCCGGCCTGCTCGGTGATGCGCTTGCGGTAGTGCTCGATGTCGGCCTTGAGCGTGAGCCGCCGGTTCACACGCCAGTCGAGTGCGGCCGAGACGAAGGTGCGGTTGCCGTCGACACCATCGATCGTCGAGCCCAGCTGGCCGCCGGCCGCGTTCAGGCGCAGGCCGAACTGGTCGTTCTCGCCGAACTGGCGGCCGATGTCGACCTGCCCCTGCAGCCCGCCCTGGTTGTCGACGCTCATCCCGAGCGAGGTGACGGGCGTGCGCCCCGCGCGCTTGGTGACGAAGTTGATGACCCCCGCCGGCGTGGTGAAGCCGTAGTACAGCGCCGACGCGCCCTTGAGCACCTCGACGCGCTCCTTGTTCTCCATCGGAATCTCGGACACGTTGGGAATCGCGAGCGCGCCGTTGAGCCGGTAGTTGGTGCGGTTCTCCACGGCGATGCCGCGGATGACGAGCTGGTCGAAGGTGTCACCGCCGTTCTGCTGGCGCGTCACGCCGGCCGTGTTGCGCAGCACGTCGTACACGCCGGTGGCGCCCTGCAGCTCGATCACCTCGCGCGTCACGGTGTTGACCGTGGCCGGCACGTCCATGACCGACGCGCCCCGGAACGTTCCCGCCTCGACCGTCTCGGCCAGGAAGCCGTTGGCGCGCGAGGCTTCGACGTTGACGGTGCTCAACTCACTCGCTTCGGCAGCGGACGCAGGCACGGATTGCGCCTGTGCAGCCTGCACGGCGGCGAGCGCGAGGCTCACACAAACTCTCTTCATTCAAAACCCTTGGATGTTCTGGCGGCGCACCTCCCGGCGGCCTGATGGCACTTCCGGTGTGCGGAAGCGGGAGGGGATTATGAATGAGAGAAATTCTCATTTGATGGCCATCGCGAGCCCTCGCCGATAGGATCAGGCGTCAGAGCGTTCCATTCGAAACGCCATCACGGAGGAAATTCATGACTGCCCCTCAGAAATCGACCGGACGGGAACCGGCGCATCCCATCGTCCACTGCGTCGAGAGCGAGGCCCTGCCATGAAGACGGCGAAACGCCTTGCGCTCGGCGTGCTCGCCTGGGTCACCGTGGTCCCGCTGGTGGAACTTCTCTTCCTGTGGCTGGGCACCTCGGTCTTTGCTTCCCCCGAAGCCTCACGCGTCATCCTGTATGTGATCGGGGCATTCAACATCGGCATGGCCGCGCTGCTCTACTGGTATTGCGTACCCAGCGTGCCGCACTGGGGCCGACGCACGGCCTACTTCGTCGGCTTCGTGGCGCTGCTGATGGTCGCCAGCGCCGTCGTTGTCTTCGGCGTTCAACTGCTGGTCGCGATGCTGTTGATGTTCTGGCGTTGAGCAAAGGCCCGGCGCGCCGTTACCCCTTCACCGCCGCAGCCGAAGCCCGCTGAATGCACTCGATGAAGTGCTGCGCCGCCGGCGTCGACGGCTGCCCGCGCCGGCGCACCACGCACACGTTCAGTATCGGCATCGTCTCGCGCACGTCGACGCGCCGGATGCCGTGGCGCTTGAAGCTGAGCCCGGCGAGCGGCTCGACGAAGAGGCCGATCAGATCCATGTGGCCCACCAGCGCAAGCGCCACGGTGACCGAGTGGCCCTGCAGCACGCGCGTGGGCGGCGACAACCCGAGCGGCGTGAACAGCGGCGCCACGGCGTTGGTGCCGCCATGGTCGTCGCCCGGCAGGACCCATTCGGCGGCATAGAGATCGTGCAGCGAGCGCGCATTGCGCAGCGGATGGCGCTCGCGCAGGCCGACCACCAGTTGCACCGGGAACAGCTCCAGCGCCTCGAACTGCGGATCGAGCGTGCCGGGTACGACGTGGGCCACCGCGAAGTCGAGGTACCCGTCGCGCAGCCGCGCGAGCATCCACGGCAGCACGGCCTCGTTGAACTGCACGTCGACCGCCGGCAGGCGCGTGTGGAAGTCCTTGAAGGCGGCGGGCAGCACGGTGAGCGCGAACGAGGCGCTCACGGCCAGCGAGACCGAGCCGGTGGCGCCGTCGCGAATCTGCGCAATCTCGTCGCGGGCGCGT
Encoded here:
- a CDS encoding Fur family transcriptional regulator, translated to MKTPTPPLKTSPPRPAFDSEALLRGSGLRVTRAAQTVLELLEHGSQPLTHEEVAGAYTAATGEPPDRVTLYRVLDRLVEAGLCDRRVAADRVNRFARHVDTASGNTFECDQCHKVLALPSDPELPKVMGRLGKALRKQGIDTRHTALTLHGMCGDCAR
- a CDS encoding FMN-binding negative transcriptional regulator produces the protein MYVSRHHRQPDLGASHALIDAHPLGAWVVPGTDGLVANHLPFLLDRSRGPFGTLLGHVSRANPVWRQLDAPAPSVVMFQGPQAYITPGWYPGKAEHGQVVPTWNYAVAHAHGIARAIDDEAWLLDLLARLTAANEAGQPVPWQTTDAPETFIRKLAHAVVGIEIPIDRLEGKLKASQDEALQDRQGTVQGLAAVGSENASAMARLVQQAMQSGSAGD
- the zigA gene encoding zinc metallochaperone GTPase ZigA, which encodes MADRLPVTVLSGFLGAGKTTLLNHILHNREGRRVAVIVNDMSEVNIDAALVREGGAALSRTDEKLIEMSNGCICCTLREDLLIEVKRLAKEGRFDQLVIESTGISEPLPVAETFTFAGEDGQSLADVARLDTMVTVVDAFNFLRDYGSAESLGQRGQSLGDEDTRTVVDLLIEQIEFCDVLVVNKTDLVTAEERERLMAILRSLNPRARIEESEFGRVALDRVLDTGLFDFDQAEQAPGWLAELRGEHVPESEAYGIRSFVYRSRLPFHPKRFWDLVQSEWEGVVRSKGFFWLASRPTRAGTWSQAGGACRYGAAGLWWAAVPREHWPTDPDGLELIRKNWDDATGDARQELVLIGIGMDETALRARLDACLLTPNEMRFGASWWQNLPDPFPSWNA
- a CDS encoding GNAT family N-acetyltransferase, translated to MSLSALQLVWPSPEHLPGYIAALERGWSPNNLRAEAGREELALIRTDPDGFLAGQVDREAKGPPIALPTGGTVPRLPGYRRWLWDGEFCGSIQLRWQPGTNALPSYCLGHIGYGVVPWKSGRGYATAALRALLPDARAIGLDHVEITTSPDNLASQRVIRANGGVLVEEFITEPGLGGAPELRFRIDVRALS
- a CDS encoding SDR family oxidoreductase, which gives rise to MTAAPSTPDAAHRPLAGRVAVVTGASRGAGRGIAQELGAAGATVYVTGRSTRARPADSYGQLLALSELAALPGTIDDTADEVTRLGGRGIAVACDHTKEDEVAALFARVEREQGRLDLLVNNAWGGHETFTGVFEAPFWEHPLSHWDSMFDRGVRNHLVASRCAAPFMVAHKQGLIVTTTFWDRGHYLRGNLFYDLAKASMTRLAFGIAQELQPHGVASVAVSPGWMRTEFVLAGHKTDEAHWQERPALARTESPRYLGRAVAALAGDAQVLDKTGQVLRVGDLARAYGFTDVDGRQVEPFEM
- a CDS encoding helix-turn-helix transcriptional regulator, giving the protein MGERLFLRLHDDPLHGPESGVPDGTLHVLPIAPALQSHVSHLLMYRETFAPGHEMRERVLPDGAIRLVFNFGDAPSADDAPGQAVEAIGAFAAPAVVRMRDTVEGLSVALRPGAAAALLGVPAGEIAGRAVHLDELWGGEGTTLLARMAEARGDVARADLLQQALMKRLQKAGDSAPPAAAVHAARLIAAADGRQALREVAQAVGVGERRLQQLFHAHVGLSPRAWGRLARLHACLRALRLHSAPAWADMALDHGFYDQSHLVNEFRALCGVTPTEFLGRRVSVSSKTAG
- a CDS encoding glutathione S-transferase, which produces MPDSALPVLYSFRRCPYAMRARLALVASEQRCVLREIELKRKPAEMLAASPKGTVPVLVLDGGAAVLEQSLDVMLWALRRHDPLRWLAPERGTLDDLLVLIAACDNDFKPLLDRYKYPARYPASEGSARDDGARFLQGLEDRLAMSAQLAGAHATLADAALMPFVRQFAMVDQVWFDPQPWPRLQAWLTGWTASELFTRVMTKYVPWQPGEPAADFPPA
- a CDS encoding PepSY domain-containing protein yields the protein MALLRRVWFQIHWFIGITAGSVLVVIGLSGATLSFRAEITDLLNPTPAASAAPALAPPALVARVQAEMPGRRIATVAVSTEPGRAARIGFAPPTGERRGETRFADPATGALLPEPVGEHFFEFVEELHRWLLLPRDDGKPITGSLAGLLLLLALSGLYLRWPRRPFAWRQWLRIDFALRGRAFLWNLHAVVGTVALLAYVVSTTTGMYWAFDGLRKVVDGAAGEGRVVRAERAPADAPPVTLDLARVWQAFVDTTGGDWALVTLRLPARNGAQVEANYLRTHPEHERARNRLYLHAATGETLRHERYADKPLAGRLVNSIYPLHMGTYWGLPGRIVMMFTSLGLALFAISGWMMYLGRRRTAKAVRAERARLDAVAVPATSGDAGQVLVAFASQTGHAERLALQTAGALQAAGVAAVVRPVSALSADALLHFRQVLWVASSFGEGDPPDSARAFARAFARQSGPGLRHLRYGLLALGDSHYATFCGFGRKLDHDLHNQGAQPMFPMIEVDGEDPVALARWHDALRETFGVRDAAWPASDAAPAPAFDAWRLDGRRLLNAGSQGDPLFEIELRRADGSDTVNWAPGALVEIVPRQMHDDGASAPAPRSYSVASIPSDGAVQLLVRQARHDNGLGVASGWLTVGAPMGAELALRLVANPGFALPDDARPCVFIGNGSGFAGLRALLRERARRGHGRNWLVFGERQAAHDGFGAEEVAAWQAGGLVARADFVYSRDQAQRVYVQDCLRDAAEALKQWVEEEGAIVFVCGSLEGMAPGVDAALTEVLGESGMDALIAEGRYRRDVY